From the genome of Thermoflexus hugenholtzii, one region includes:
- a CDS encoding prenyltransferase: MWRNWLEIYRTCNLRADRPMDSISKWLIIVRCCVFPMTMISAAIGGLLAASVGRFEPLPFALAAVGLLLAHAANNMINDYFDLETGLDTAEYARAQYAPHPVLSGMVTREQLRRAILLVNALDGLIALALTAMRGWPILAFALAGLFISVFYVAPPLRLKRIGLGELGVFLVWGPLMIGGTFYATTGTLPGWVWLASIPYALLVSTVLIGKHIDKLEQDRARGIYTLPVLLGERMARALNAGLMVAFYVVVGGLALAGVLGPWVWLTALSLPRLIDVLRTYARPRPAEPPPGYPVWPLWYVSWAFVFNRRAGALFLAGLLLNLILPLRLPAG, translated from the coding sequence ATGTGGCGGAACTGGCTGGAGATCTATCGCACATGCAACCTGCGGGCGGATCGGCCTATGGATTCGATCTCGAAGTGGCTGATCATCGTCCGCTGCTGCGTGTTCCCGATGACGATGATCTCTGCGGCCATTGGAGGATTGCTGGCGGCGTCCGTCGGGCGCTTCGAGCCCCTTCCCTTTGCTCTGGCCGCCGTGGGGCTGCTGCTGGCCCACGCGGCGAACAACATGATCAATGACTATTTCGATCTGGAGACAGGGCTGGACACCGCGGAATACGCCCGGGCCCAGTATGCGCCCCATCCGGTCCTCTCTGGCATGGTCACACGGGAGCAGCTGCGGCGCGCCATCCTGCTGGTGAACGCCCTGGATGGGCTGATCGCCCTGGCCCTCACGGCGATGCGGGGATGGCCGATCCTGGCCTTCGCTCTGGCCGGGCTGTTCATCAGTGTGTTCTACGTGGCCCCGCCCTTGCGCCTCAAGCGCATCGGCCTGGGGGAACTCGGCGTCTTCCTGGTGTGGGGGCCCTTGATGATCGGCGGCACCTTTTACGCGACCACAGGGACCCTCCCGGGATGGGTCTGGCTGGCCTCGATCCCCTACGCTCTGCTGGTTTCCACCGTGCTCATCGGCAAGCACATCGACAAGCTGGAACAGGATCGCGCGCGGGGGATTTACACGCTGCCGGTTCTGTTGGGGGAGCGGATGGCGCGGGCGCTGAACGCGGGGCTGATGGTGGCCTTTTACGTAGTGGTGGGAGGGCTGGCGCTCGCAGGGGTGCTCGGGCCATGGGTGTGGCTCACCGCCCTCAGCCTGCCGCGTCTGATCGACGTCCTGCGGACCTACGCCCGCCCCCGTCCGGCTGAGCCACCTCCCGGCTATCCGGTGTGGCCCCTGTGGTATGTCTCCTGGGCCTTCGTCTTCAACCGGCGGGCCGGCGCCCTGTTCCTGGCCGGGCTCCTCCTGAACCTCATCCTCCCGCTTCGCCTCCCGGCGGGCTGA
- a CDS encoding sensor histidine kinase KdpD, which translates to MGEIRTEQLVELGRALKALRDPQEIRRAALDWVMARTGAVEGAALLREPGAWRCALVRGDPAFWEREWTLPPSARSPWEPVADAVWFLPLTEKAPSEWLGVRDPDPEALADEAGWEVARLWIGMALEAAREREAHGAFFSTAVHELRLPMTSIKGYADLLLKELAGPLTENQRRFLGVIRGNIDRLANLVSDLLEHARLETGRLRLRIEPVSLSEALEEALRRVRHEIEARGHRLSVELPEGLPSMAADRERLEGILAKVLDNAAKYTPPGGEIRVRAGRQGPTVICEVEDTGIGIAPSDQAQLFTPFWRSEDPRVREVPGFGLSLMVARGLLRAMDGEIEVESAPDQGTRVRIRLPAAEPPR; encoded by the coding sequence ATGGGAGAGATCCGCACGGAACAACTGGTCGAGCTGGGGCGGGCCCTGAAAGCGTTGCGGGATCCGCAGGAGATCCGCCGTGCCGCTCTGGACTGGGTGATGGCCCGAACCGGGGCGGTGGAAGGAGCCGCGCTCCTTCGGGAACCCGGCGCCTGGCGGTGCGCCCTCGTCCGGGGCGACCCGGCCTTCTGGGAGCGCGAGTGGACGCTTCCGCCCTCCGCCCGATCCCCCTGGGAGCCGGTTGCGGACGCCGTGTGGTTCCTTCCCCTTACGGAAAAAGCGCCTTCGGAGTGGCTCGGGGTCCGGGATCCGGACCCGGAGGCCCTGGCCGATGAGGCGGGATGGGAGGTGGCGAGGCTGTGGATCGGGATGGCGCTGGAGGCAGCCCGGGAACGGGAGGCCCACGGCGCGTTCTTCTCCACCGCCGTCCACGAGCTCCGCCTGCCGATGACCAGCATCAAGGGTTACGCGGACCTCCTGCTCAAAGAGCTGGCCGGTCCCCTCACCGAGAACCAGCGCCGGTTCCTTGGGGTCATCCGGGGGAACATCGATCGACTGGCGAATCTGGTGAGCGACCTGCTCGAACACGCGCGCCTCGAAACCGGACGTCTGCGTCTGCGCATCGAGCCGGTCTCCCTGTCAGAGGCGCTGGAGGAGGCCCTGCGCCGTGTCCGACATGAGATCGAGGCCCGGGGCCACCGGCTCTCCGTGGAGCTGCCCGAGGGCCTCCCTTCGATGGCTGCGGATCGGGAGCGGCTGGAGGGGATCCTGGCGAAGGTCCTGGACAACGCCGCCAAATACACCCCGCCCGGCGGAGAGATCCGGGTCCGGGCAGGGCGTCAGGGGCCCACCGTGATTTGTGAGGTCGAGGACACCGGGATCGGGATCGCGCCGTCGGATCAGGCGCAGCTGTTCACTCCCTTCTGGCGCTCGGAGGACCCACGGGTGCGGGAAGTCCCGGGCTTCGGGCTGAGCCTGATGGTGGCGCGGGGTCTCCTCCGGGCCATGGACGGGGAGATCGAAGTGGAGAGCGCCCCGGATCAGGGCACCCGGGTCCGAATTCGGCTGCCGGCGGCGGAGCCGCCACGCTGA
- a CDS encoding gamma-glutamyl-gamma-aminobutyrate hydrolase family protein yields the protein MRGPRIGVTTKRLQGRDPLGRPQMGTEAAYLRAVWAAGGLPVMFPNLPPEAAPACLEGVEGVLLTGGGDIDPARYGAPRHPQTEGVDPERDAFEFALVEAARAQGKPILGICRGSQVLAVAFGAALCQHLPDITELAHDSKAPPPARAHPVRLEPPPELEALLRAHGIGEILEVNSYHHQGVPRRAELPPPLQPIAEAPDGVVEAFLWRSASGMIGALAVQWHPELLFEDDPRHLWPFRWLVEAAQGAR from the coding sequence ATGCGAGGGCCACGGATCGGCGTGACCACGAAGCGCCTTCAGGGCCGTGATCCCCTGGGCCGCCCGCAGATGGGGACCGAGGCCGCTTACCTGCGGGCGGTGTGGGCGGCAGGGGGGCTGCCGGTGATGTTCCCGAATCTCCCGCCGGAGGCGGCCCCTGCGTGCCTCGAAGGCGTGGAGGGCGTGCTGCTGACCGGGGGCGGAGACATCGACCCCGCCCGCTATGGCGCCCCCCGGCACCCACAGACCGAGGGAGTGGATCCGGAGCGGGACGCTTTCGAGTTCGCCCTGGTGGAGGCCGCGCGAGCACAGGGGAAGCCCATCCTGGGGATCTGCCGCGGCTCCCAGGTGCTGGCCGTGGCATTCGGGGCCGCGCTCTGCCAGCATCTTCCGGACATCACCGAGCTCGCCCATGACAGCAAGGCGCCTCCGCCCGCCCGGGCTCATCCCGTGCGCCTGGAGCCCCCTCCCGAGCTGGAAGCGCTCCTGCGCGCTCACGGGATCGGTGAGATCCTGGAGGTGAATTCCTATCATCACCAGGGCGTTCCCCGTCGGGCGGAGCTCCCCCCGCCTCTCCAGCCCATCGCAGAGGCACCGGACGGCGTGGTGGAAGCGTTCCTCTGGCGCTCGGCGTCCGGGATGATCGGAGCCCTGGCTGTGCAATGGCACCCGGAGTTGCTCTTTGAGGATGATCCCCGTCACCTGTGGCCGTTTCGTTGGCTGGTGGAGGCCGCCCAGGGAGCCCGCTGA
- a CDS encoding amidohydrolase family protein — MDLSAIPIVDQHAHNLLRPEHARTFAYPSAFTEGYAAEVVTHHVRETIFFRRSMREIAALLGCEPTLESILETRERLGFEEVARRCFAAAGFQAILLDDGFMPDQVMPTAWHNRFAPVYRLLRVEFVAERRIAEVPTWSAFEEAFRADLEVLDPEVVGYKTIIAYRTGLAVEPPDSEAAQAAFRALRQQAERGERLRLAHKPLNDWVVWRTLEAAARRGLPIQFHTGFGDPDLDLRWANPLHLRPLLEHPDFRRVPFVLLHASYPYTREAGYLAAVYPHVYVDLGLAIPFLSRAGMAFAVRAFLELTPISKILFSTDAHLIPELFYLGARWGRRILGDVLEATVADGDLTAAEAEAAAEAILCRNAQTLYALPDR; from the coding sequence GTGGACCTGTCTGCCATCCCCATCGTAGATCAGCACGCCCATAATCTGCTGCGTCCGGAGCACGCACGCACCTTCGCCTATCCCTCGGCCTTCACCGAGGGCTATGCAGCGGAGGTCGTCACCCACCACGTGCGGGAGACGATCTTCTTCCGCCGGAGCATGCGGGAGATCGCGGCGCTCTTGGGGTGCGAGCCAACGCTGGAGTCCATCCTGGAGACACGGGAGCGGCTGGGGTTCGAGGAGGTAGCCCGGCGCTGCTTCGCGGCCGCGGGCTTCCAGGCCATCCTGCTCGACGACGGGTTCATGCCGGATCAGGTGATGCCCACGGCCTGGCACAACCGCTTCGCTCCCGTCTACCGGCTGCTTCGGGTGGAGTTCGTGGCCGAGCGCCGGATCGCCGAGGTCCCCACCTGGTCAGCCTTCGAGGAAGCCTTCCGGGCTGATCTTGAGGTCCTCGATCCCGAGGTGGTCGGCTACAAAACCATCATCGCCTATCGGACGGGACTCGCGGTGGAGCCCCCAGACTCTGAGGCCGCCCAGGCTGCCTTCCGCGCTCTGCGACAGCAGGCGGAGCGGGGGGAGCGCCTGCGGCTGGCTCACAAACCCCTGAACGACTGGGTGGTCTGGCGAACCCTGGAGGCCGCCGCCCGCCGGGGCCTCCCGATTCAATTCCATACCGGCTTTGGAGATCCAGATCTGGATCTACGGTGGGCCAATCCGCTTCATCTGCGCCCGCTACTCGAACATCCAGACTTTCGCCGTGTTCCCTTTGTGCTCCTCCACGCCTCCTATCCCTACACCCGGGAGGCCGGATATCTGGCAGCGGTCTACCCCCACGTCTACGTGGACCTGGGGCTGGCGATCCCCTTCCTGAGCCGGGCGGGGATGGCCTTCGCCGTCCGCGCCTTCCTGGAGCTGACGCCGATCAGCAAGATCCTCTTCTCCACGGACGCCCACCTGATCCCCGAGCTGTTCTACCTGGGGGCACGCTGGGGACGGCGGATCCTGGGCGATGTCCTGGAAGCAACGGTGGCGGACGGAGATCTCACGGCGGCGGAGGCAGAGGCAGCGGCCGAAGCCATCCTTTGCCGCAACGCGCAGACCCTTTATGCGCTGCCGGATCGATGA
- a CDS encoding S9 family peptidase: MRIFLCGWILIGWMAVGCARRPTPSGVAPSTGSPTSVPIPTGRSLSTPTVPIPTATALLTPTPTPDPYADLTVEALRRRVYGGGSIRIERTLTVTPAFTRTLIAYPSDGLTVYGFMNVPRGKGPFPVVIVLHGYVDPARYSTLAYTTRYADALARAGFLVLHPNYRNHPPSDEGPNPFRVGYAVDVLNLIALLPTLPQARADAVGLFGHSMGGGIALRVLVANPRVRAAVLYGSMSADERKNFERILQWSGGTRGREELNTPEEALRRISPLYYLQDIATPIQIHHGGADAVVPPEWSRELYERLRALGKTAEWFEYPGQPHTFPAGSAADRLLLERAIAFFRKYLSESVP, translated from the coding sequence ATGCGGATCTTCCTGTGCGGATGGATCCTGATCGGGTGGATGGCGGTGGGCTGCGCCAGGCGCCCCACGCCCTCCGGCGTTGCCCCTTCGACCGGGAGCCCGACCTCGGTCCCCATCCCGACCGGGCGATCGCTCTCAACCCCTACCGTCCCGATCCCCACCGCAACGGCCCTTCTGACCCCAACCCCCACCCCTGACCCTTATGCCGATCTCACGGTGGAAGCCCTGCGCCGGCGCGTCTACGGCGGCGGATCCATCCGGATCGAGCGCACCCTAACGGTCACCCCGGCCTTCACCCGTACCCTCATCGCATATCCCAGCGACGGCCTGACGGTTTACGGCTTCATGAACGTCCCCCGGGGGAAGGGCCCGTTCCCGGTGGTGATCGTGCTGCACGGCTATGTGGATCCGGCGCGCTATTCGACGCTGGCCTACACGACCCGCTACGCCGACGCCCTCGCCCGGGCCGGCTTTCTGGTGCTCCATCCCAACTACCGGAACCATCCACCCTCCGATGAGGGGCCCAACCCCTTTCGCGTGGGCTATGCGGTGGACGTGCTGAACCTGATCGCCCTGTTGCCGACGCTGCCCCAGGCGCGGGCGGATGCCGTAGGCCTGTTCGGCCACTCCATGGGCGGCGGGATCGCCCTTCGCGTCCTGGTGGCGAACCCGAGGGTCCGGGCCGCGGTGCTCTACGGCTCCATGAGCGCCGACGAGCGCAAAAACTTCGAGCGCATCCTCCAGTGGTCAGGGGGAACGCGAGGGCGCGAGGAGCTGAACACGCCGGAGGAGGCCCTGCGCCGCATCTCGCCCCTCTACTACCTCCAGGACATCGCAACGCCCATCCAGATCCATCACGGGGGAGCGGACGCCGTGGTGCCGCCCGAGTGGTCCCGGGAGCTTTACGAACGGTTGCGCGCCCTGGGCAAGACAGCGGAGTGGTTCGAATACCCGGGCCAGCCCCACACGTTCCCAGCCGGGAGCGCGGCGGACCGTTTGCTCCTGGAGCGAGCCATCGCCTTCTTCCGAAAATATCTAAGTGAGAGCGTCCCCTGA
- a CDS encoding NUDIX domain-containing protein gives MVGRADQGIADGRWAVIPRVLCFLFRGDQVLLLQRSPAKKAFPGRYNGLGGHVEPGEDLRTAARRELAEEAGIPAGELRLAGLITVDTGASPGVLLAVFVGETDAQPAGPTPEGTLTWVPISRVLDLPVVEDFPALWPRVLRFRETGEPFFLSYTYDAQDRLIVREG, from the coding sequence ATGGTGGGGCGGGCGGATCAGGGCATCGCGGATGGGCGCTGGGCGGTGATCCCCCGGGTGCTGTGCTTCCTGTTCCGGGGCGACCAGGTGTTGCTGCTCCAGCGCTCCCCAGCGAAAAAAGCTTTCCCGGGGCGTTACAACGGCCTGGGCGGGCACGTGGAGCCCGGCGAGGATCTGCGCACGGCGGCCCGCCGTGAGCTGGCAGAGGAAGCGGGCATCCCGGCGGGGGAGCTCCGGCTGGCCGGCCTGATCACCGTAGACACCGGCGCCTCCCCCGGGGTTCTCCTCGCCGTCTTCGTCGGGGAGACGGACGCGCAGCCGGCAGGGCCCACCCCGGAGGGAACGCTGACCTGGGTGCCGATCTCCCGGGTGCTGGACCTGCCGGTGGTGGAGGATTTCCCGGCCCTCTGGCCCCGGGTGCTGCGCTTCCGGGAGACCGGGGAGCCCTTCTTTCTGAGTTACACCTACGATGCACAGGACCGTCTGATCGTCCGGGAAGGATGA